The genome window ACCGCGCTTTTTGTGTAGCGGTATTTATCAGGTAAGATTTAACACACTCTTATAAAATAGTACAAAGCTGTAGGTCCAGTACCCTAGTGTCTTTGGTCGGTCACGACCTCATTATAAGCGGTAATTCGCTGCCATATTTCGCAAGAGGACTGGTATAGCTTGATAGCAAATTATAGTAACATTATTGTAAAATGCTCTGTCCGTGTTGGTTATAAGGAATGATGAACGTAGGCTATATAGGCTCAGAGGTCACCAACAATCTAATATACACGGAAGGGTgaaaaacattaacatttcatgAGCATTTTCTTTCCGTTGAGTGAGGCAGACATCTTGGACCAATTATATTGCGATAAACGAGCCACGGGAATGATAGCCTACTTCCTGTATTTTCACCATTGTAATGTCCGAATTTGCTGGCGCTACGTTGTATCACTTTGCACCCATATTACATGCTGTGCTTGAGTTGATTCGAAGTAAAAATGATACAATCTTGCGGTATTTTTGACCTTAGCTGAGCGATGTTGCCATTCCATGTTAGGTCACTTAGTGGACACCAACAGACTTGAGTAAACCGGCTGAAAAGATATATGGCTTCTTCCAGAATCTTAGTTGCTTATTGGTTTAAACGCGTGCGGTTTGAGAGATACAACCGTCATAGATGTATCCAAACTAGTCAAATCCGAGATCTTGCTTGCGCACATCCTGGACATAATATGTTTTGATACACCTTTTCATAATAGCTAGCCATGCAGCATGTGATGAGAACAGTGCCATCCTAACCAATGTTAAAGTCTAGGCCTACTACGTTCTATAGTTGGAGGTCATTCTGACAGCCTTCATTGGTAGGAGTGCAAGCAGTTCTGCAGACATTTTTCAAACCCTGCCACACAGCTGCAGCAATCTGTGACCCAAAAGCGATCTAACCACAAGTCAGTAGCCCGCAAAAGATGGAGAAAATGTTAAGCAACCCCCATAGGGAAAACTTCGGGTGGACCCCATGATCATGGTGTCTCATTTCTCATTGTGACTCAGTAACAGTAACCTGCAcattatgaatgaatgaatgaatgaatgaatgaatggctcaTACCCAGTTCTCTTGTTGTGTAGGTGTTGGACCATCATGACACGTGAGGACTGAAGAACAGCCACCATGATTGGAGGACTGTTCATCTACAACCATAAGGGAGAAGTTCTTATCTCCCGTGTCTACCGTGATGATATTGGGTATGTTCTGAATGGCTGGGGGGATCGTGATTCTAAAACTTTCTGCTGGACACACACTGTCATGTTGTCATAAATGGTCAGCAGGTCAAACCCAATGAGGACTTTGATTCAAATGTATGCTGCTATTCTTGTGCAATGTAAGACTTGACCATGTACAATTATGTACAAAGTCATTCGTGTTTTGGTACCATTGTAACACCATCAGCCATCCCTGTAGTTTATTAGTGTGTGTCAgtctatagtgtgtgtgggtgagtacaCGCCTACCCTACCTGTGTTTATgtatctctcctctcattctctccatccctttttGCCATATTGCTACCTCTACATTTCCATTATGGCAACTGTAGGAGTAGGTAAGAGATGTTCCCCTATCACTTCCTCAGAAGCATGTTCCCAGACCCATGACAACCGATCAAACTCGAGCGCATGGCACCTGACCAATGGCAAAAGACTTGAGGACCCGCAAAGCATGACCTctgacaaacatgcacatagCTATAAGATGTCTCTTAGTGCACCCAGCAGAGCAGGCCAATGAGCTGTGGAAAACTTAAACATTGAGAGACCTGTCAGTTGAACAATAGGGGGTCCCACCCAAGCTGTGATTTCccactcatcctcctcttcagtTCCTCCTCTTTTTATTTCCCTTTAAAGCATGTTCACAAGAAATGGTGTAAACTGAACCATGAAGCCCAACGCAGATGTGTTTTTCACTCATCCATGTGAAAAATAGTAAGCCTACTGTAATGAATTCAACCATTTTATGTGTTTACCTACACACTGTACATTGGTGACCTCATGCAAATTGTTTGAATGGGACCAGGAAGGTTAGCTTTGATGTTATTGATTTTATTATATCCTTCACGGAGTAATCCCACTCTTCAAACATCTCATGGCAGAATTAAGAAAATAACTCTTGGTCAGTAACTGAAGACATGTTGGCTGAACAGTGTGAAGGGTAGCCAAGCCGAGGATTTGTCTTACTAGAGGACATTATTAAGTGCCAGGTGTCTGGCGTAGTGTGGCGAGGGGAAGCGGTTTGCTTGAATGCGTGCCTCCAGGGATTTAACATTGTGACCTTGATAATTGTGGTATACTGTTCACGTGGAGGTGTTGTGAGCAGCTGTTTGTTAACATGAATCTTAATGTCTTTGCCTtggtctgtctccctctttctctccctcaggcGCAATGCCGTGGATGCGTTCCGAGTGAATGTGATCCATGCGCGGCAGCAAGTGCGCTCGCCCGTCACCAACATTGCTCGCACCAGCTTCTTCCATGTCAAGCGAGCCAACATCTGGCTGGCGGCCGTCACCAAGCAGAATGTCAACGCTGCCATGGTGTTCGAGTTCCTCTACAAGATGTGTGATGTCATGACGGCTTACTTTGGCAAGATCAGTGAGGAGAACATCAAGAACAACTTTGTGCTGATCTATGAACTGCTTGATGGTAAGGGCTAGGGCATTAGTTAGTTGATATGACTTATCAATAGCAGaaaaagtctatttttgtgtctGGTGCTCTTTGAATGCTCATGTTGCTCCTGTTTTCAAATGCAAGTTTCTGACCCTACCTAATGAAACACAGTCTGAATCATGGAGTAGTGGTGGCATTGGTCAGGCCTGGACTGGTTCTAGATGGGTGCTGCCAGGTTGATGCCAACATTGCTAGCCATCTCTGAAAAATCCCAGATCTTATCTGACTAAATATGAGCTCTGACAGCAAGTGACAAAATGGCCCCTTATTCTTGTCCCTGCCTTCACCCTCTCATCTTTCAAGTTGGGACACCTCAGTTTTGTTTGCGTTGCAACTTTAACAATGGCCATTGTCCCAGCCAGACAGGAAGCAGAACTCTCCACATCCTTTGTGTGCACTGTGTCAGTCTTTTCCTCTGTTTATGGTGCACTGTAAAGGAGGGTCTTTCTAGCCTCTTAGCATGTTGGCTTTGTGCAGCTGTCTTGTCACCGTTGATTTATTTGATATAAATTAGTTGGGATATCCAGCAGTACGATGCTTTGGATTTTGTCAATCTGGCAAAACAAATACAAGACGTTTTTTCACTTCCGAATCCATATCCAGCCATCAGGCATGACTGCTCTCTTAATGAGAACGGGACatgctaaataaaaaaaataaccaaGGTGGCTCTAATTGGCTGGTAAAATAGGCCTGTGGGGATGATTAAAAGAAATAGACATTTCAAGTCTAGGGGCTCAGGACTTCTAAATTAGGAAAGACTatatgtatgactgtgtgtgtctgtcgtgTCTGCAGAGATCCTTGATTTTGGATACCCTCAGAACTCTGAGACAGGAGCACTGAAGACCTTCATCACCCAGCAGGGCATCAAGGGACAGGTGAGACGCCTGCTCAGACAGTCCTTACAAAGCATCAACACAATTCACATCTAGTTACTGATATTTAAAACGCTTTTCCCTTTTCATTTCCCATCGTGTCTTCTGTGATGGAACTTGAAACCCACAGCATCAGGTAATGATGACTCGACTAATCTCGTTTATCCTTGTATGTCCAATGTCAGACATGATTCAGGGCTTGTTGACCGACCATTCTGCTTGTGACCCCACAGACCAAGGAAGAGCAGTCTCAGATCACCAGCCAGGTGACTGGACAGATAGGCTGGCGTCGGGAGGGCATCAAGTATCGCCGCAACGAGCTCTTCCTGGACGTGCTGGAAAGTGTCAACCTGCTCATGTCCCCACAAGGTAGACGTCTGCAGTGGTGTGAAATGTGATTTGTTTGCGAGTCTGTATGGAGACCAAAGCCCCCCGCCCCCCTGCCTCACATGTTCTAAACTTACTAAGtaatctgtgctgtgctgtgttgtaatGTAATAGTATGGAGCATCTGCTGTTTTGACTGAGCCTGCTGCTGTGTGCCCTTGCTGCAGGTCAGGTCCTCAGCGCGCACGTGTCTGGGCGAGTGGTGATGAAGAGCTACCTGAGTGGAATGCCCGAATGCAAATTTGGCATGAATGACAAAATTGTGATTGACAAGCAGGGAAAGGGCGGAACTACAGACGAGGCCGGGAAGAGGTGAGTCTGTGAAGGcctttcttttcacttttttgactGCCTGCAGATGTGAAGGGATAATTGTAAAGGGGAGGCTTGTAGTGACCTTTGTCTTGGTGTTCTGtatgtttatttcattatgttCATGTGTACAGATATATCCAGTGTATTTCATTAGGCTAGCTGTTTATATGCTTTAAGGTGTGGACGTCACAGTTGGTTTTGTTTGAGTTCTGAAGTTGTGTACTTCTGTTGCATTCCCcttgctttctctttctgtgctgTACCTCAGTGAGTTAGGGGGCAGGTACTGTATCTCTGGCATTCGTTCCTTCacacccatctccctctctgtgttccgtgTCTTGTGGTCTCCCTTTCCGTTTGGCATATTAGCATTGCACACACCAGACTACAAATCTCTATTTAGCACATAACTTGTTAGTGATGGTAACATAAAGCTTGTCATTGTACcatgtgtcccccccccccccctcccccattagTAGATAAGGTTATTGTGGTTGTGTAGATATCACTGAAGATATCAGGTAGACATCAGGTGTGTTCACAATACTTTTAAGCTCCTCTAGGTTAGATTAGCGTAGCTTACTCTCCCTCCCACTGTGTATGTTCTCCAGCAGCGGGAAGCAGTCCATCGCCATCGACGACTGCACCTTTCACCAGTGTGTGCGCCTCAGCAAGTTTGACTCGGAGCGCAGCATCAGCTTCATCCCTCCAGATGGCGAGTATGAGCTCATGAGGTGAGTGGGGACGCCAAGCACGATTCGGCTGGGAGCAGAGAAAAAGTGCATATTTAGTAGAAGAACTGTAGTCCACCCTGCTGGGCTGTTGGTGTGCCTCAGAATGATACAAAATATACTTTGCTCTAATTGTGCATTGACATCTGTTAGTTGTCCTTGGGGGGATACCTTTTGCTGTGTAATTCAGATTCAGTTAAAAATGaggacccccccgcccccctgtGTGAATGCTGTGGGCAGGTATCGGACCACTAAGGACATCATCCTGCCCTTCCGTGTCATTCCACTGGTGAGAGAGGTGGGCCGCACCAAGCTGGAGGTGAAGGTGGTCATCAAGTCCAACTTCAAGCCCTCCCTACTGGCACAGAAGATTGAGGTGAGCAAGACCTGGCCAGAGCGTCTGCATCCTCAGGGCCTCTCTGGACCAGCTCTCTTGGTGTTGACTCTCTGTGTGCCTCCTCTAGGTCCGCATTCCGACTCCTCTGAACACAAGTGGGGTTCAGGTGATCTGCATGAAGGGAAAGGCCAAGTACAAGGCCAGCGAGAATGCCATTGTGTGGAAGTGAGTATTCTGAGCTGAGCTTCTTTGTGTTCTGctggcctctctctttctttctctctttctctttctctcatatgCAGTGGCAAACAACAAGAATAGTGTACTTATGTGTGGGTGATGCAGGGCtaactgccgtgtgtgtgtgtgtgtgtgccctctccGGTTAGGATCAAGCGTATGGCTGGAATGAAGGAGTCCCAGATCAGTGCTGAGATCGAGCTGCTCCCTACCAATGACAAGAAGAAGTGGGCTCGCCCACCCATCTCCATGAACTTCGAGGTACAGTCTTCCTGTCGCATTTTGTGGCTGttgaaataataatattttagtATTATGTAATTTTTactatttttttctgtttgtcatGATCAAAACTACTTTTTTCAAATCCCTTTTATGTACTTCAGGTTCCATTTGCACCATCTGGGCTGAAGGTGCGCTACCTGAAGGTGTTTGAGTCCAAACTGAACTACAGCGACCATGATGTGATCAAATGGGTGCGTTATATCGGTCGTAGTGGCATCTACGAGACACGCTGTTAATGAGCCAGTGAACAGCTGaaatcctccctccctcctctatcTCTACCTACAGTATATCCATCTCCCCAGTCCTCTCCCGATTTGTGGACGAATTATATAACAAAAAAACGGCAAAGCTTAAAAGAAATATGCAAAATGTGAACGCTTgttttctttgtctgtctgtatacTGAGTGACCCAATGAATTGGTTCAGTGGGCCAATGGGGATTGAATTGTTGTATCAGGAGGCATCACCTTCTGATTCCCCCCCTCCAGTATTTCCAGGGGTCGGGGGTAGCACCCTCCAGCTACCCTCCTTGCCTGGACCAGAGCATCAGGCCTATGCGATGTGACTAAGCCACTGGACCCCTTCATTGCAAGCTCTACTTTTGTGGATTGGTCTCTGTTGTTGCCCCTTACTGACTATCATACCtttagtgtctgtgtctgatctCCCTTTCAGTAACTTGGTCACTGTCTAGTTCAGTATAAAAATACATCATGGAAACAGCTGTGTTGTGTcatattttttttgtcatctgtTTCAAATGTTTTGGTCTTTGTTCTCAGAGATTACCGGTATGTCTAGCTTGTTTTATGAGTCAAATACACTTTTACATATGTGTCAGTGAACTGAAGAGTCATGTTTGTGTTTAGgagatttattttcatttaggtGATTCTTTTGCCCTTCCGTGATGTACTGTACATTCACAAGCCAAGGGTAAAATAACAAAAAGGCCTGCATGACAGTCTTGATACAGATATATAGTCTGTGTCAATATTGGTGTTCCTTATCAAAGGCAGAGGTGAATCTATGTAACTAACAGGCTGTTGTGAACTTTACACAGCTCATGATTTTATAGAGAAACAAAACGCCATCAATAAGTTTTAAGGAAAGACTTAAAGGAATAAAATACTTGCAGTAACAATCAGGCACACCTTTGCTAAATGCCTCAAGGGTCGCTGTGCTTTCAGTAACATTTCACAGTTCTCCtgaagaaaataataaaatgtacTTCAAACAATATAGTCATTGATTAACAGTGGTAGGATAATTTAAATTCTTCTATTTTTAATCTACTTGATTTTAAACACGAAATCAGAAAATCACATTTCCTtcataaaacacaaacaaaatgccTATTTTAGCTGTTCATACACTTGTTCAGGTCTCCCAAACTGACCATGGAGTGATTCACCTTAAAGTCACCTTAAGTTAAAGAAAAATTAAAATTGTGTTCAAAGTAAAATAACATACAGCTGTCAAACACAAGGAAAAATAAAGTGACTGCTGTGGAATCAGTACAGTTGAACCACTGGCATCTTTtcacaaaggtaaacaaacgTTCACAGTGCTAAGTAATTCTTGGGGTCACTAGGAGCTTGACTGTGCTCAGACAACGATGAAGTGGAGCCATGGACTGTGCTCAGACAACGATGACCTCCAACAAGAGCAGTGTGCAGACGGTGGAAAGCCGCATTCTGCACCTGAGTACATATACGACTACACATACGACTTGACCACCCACAGCTCATCTTCTCTGCATGAGCAACATGCAGATGAAATCAGAGGgttagtgctttacatttgtgTATCTTCATGATCTTTTGTGAAACTTAAATATTGGTTACACTACTATTAGTATAATAAAAGTTTAACCTATTAATTCTGTGATATAAAGAGCATTTTCACCTCGCAAATACTGAAATTAGAGAGCACGAGGACTGTGTAGTTGTAGCCCTATGCAAGGCTGTCGATAATACAATCTTCCCCAACTCTTTTCTATGCTACAAGTGTTGAAACTGAGTGTATACATTAAGATTGAGAAGTAAAACAAAGCTGTTGGGATACTGTCCCCTGTCAACTTGATCCAGATTGCTCAACACAAAACCCCAATTAAATAACAATctatgtgttttagtgtgtttgtttctgcaagACTAATGTCCATGAACTAGGGAGAATCAACGTGAATATGAACGTGATATGAAAGACAAGGGAACAAATACAGGTGGGGTATAAAATGCTGATGATGAGGGGTGTGAGGTTGTTGCAGTCAGCAGCTAAAACAgttgtgtgagtgagcgagagtgGGAATGGCGGATGCTCGCCCTActcgtcatcatcatcgtcatcgtcGTCATCTTCGCTGATGGCCTGTCCTCGCGCCCCAAACTGGTAACCGTGGGAGACGCTGCCATGCAGGGAGTGGGGGGAGGAGGATGGTGAGGTCTTGGTGAAGAAGGGCAGGCGGAAGGTGGGCGAGGGGGAACGCTCGCGCGCCGGGCTGCTGCTGGGGCTCTGCCGCGGGCTGATGGCCTGTAGCATACGACCCTTCCCCTCCTTCAGCATGTGCTTCTGttggagcgagggagggagagggagagacgctTTAGCAAGCACTGGAGATCTGGTTTTCAGTCTTCCCCCATCAATACTTCAGAACTACAGTTATATTGCAGAGAATAATGTATTTTCATTTTAGTTCAGTAATTCAGAGATACTTAAGAAAGTAAATGCCTACTTTTTATTAGTGGTGTTGCTTTGAGTGAAGCATAGGTTAAGCTATTATTAGCCGTATCTTGAGGTAAGAAGTGTTGTGCAATTAAAACCTATACAAAGCAGCACTTTTCCGCCTCTCTACTGCATCCACCATTTGGAGTGAGACCCACCAGGGCACCCTCTGGACCGAACATCTGCAGAAAGTTGCCGATGAACTCCCGGGACTTCTCCTCCCACTTCTGAATGAGGTCGAtgctcttctcctccaccttcTGCACAAACTCCTTGCTCTTCTCCTCCACATCGcgcactttcttcttcacttTGTCCACTCTCTCCTGCAAGTGGTACTTCTTCTCCTGGAACGTGGGGAAATCACACATATGCACTTAGGGTACAAAGCAAAAGAACCCTGAGGTTCTAGCACCTTTTGGGGGGTGTAAAGGCAAATCCACACTGCCAAATGATACCTAATAACCGATGATAACAATAAAACCAGTTTTAAATAGTGTTCTAGCCAATATGACGTCCAATGTCCACAACCACAACAAGAATAGAAGGGTAGGGAAGTGGCCTCCGGGAAACAAAAGCTTCTATTCTATGCCTCGGTGTTCTGGGGTCCCAGGATTGTCAGACGAATCTGACAAAACTTGGTCatgctgcactgcactgcactgctctAGCGGAGATCATAATAACACTCAATACAATATCAAGTTATTACATGGCATTTAATGACATTTGCCAAATGAAACACCTATTGAAAAAAAGGATACTCAGTTCTTACATTGATGAAGCTGACATTCAGCTCCTTCGCAGTGTATCCACGCTGTAGGTTGCGGCGCACATAAACGTCATAGTCACGGACAATCCTCGTGATGATATCAGAGGTGGAAATGCCCTCTGTCCGCTGGGTTGGGGCAAACATTCCTGAAAAATCACagcaaaggggaaaaaaaaatagattatgAGACATTATGGAAATCCTTATGTTTTTGGAGAAACTGTTCACTTTGTAGCCAGCATCTAAAGGGGCAATTGGCACCTACCAGCTTCTTTGATGTGTTTGTAAACATCATCACTTCCTGCTGAGGAGTATGGGATGTCATCATGGGCCACAAAGTCAATCTGAAAACAAAAAGTCAGGATGTTACACACAGGCTAGGAAGTACAATAACCATCCACATGGAGACTAAATTTAAACAGTTAAACAGTCATATTATGAAAGTAGCTACAAAAGCTACAAAAACACCTTCTCTTCTAGTTTCTCTGAGAGCAATGGAAACCTTGGGACTAGCCGTTAAGAATTCATGTTCTAACACTAAACAAAAAAGAACTCTACTCTAGATACACCCAACAACGTTCCTTTCCTCTTACCCGATGCTTGGTCAGAAACTCAGGTGTGAGTGTCCAGGGTGCGTTCCGGACGACCTCGTCAACGTAGCGGCAGTGGCTGATAGCATCGTAGCGCTCATCCTCATTCATGACGGTGAAGCCCTTCAGCTTGTGTGTGAGCTCATCGCTGCACACTGCGGTGAGGTGGGAAAGACACTGAATACAAGACTACCGTTACCACAAGGGCTACACCTCCATCGGTACTAAGAAGCTCTTGGGCAGAACTGTTTTGCTCAAAATCCATTTTAAAACTTACATTTATGATCAAGGACACCGAGAGGAGGAAacaaggagggggaaaaaaacacggaGAAAATAGTCTAAGCGCAGTCTAAGCAATTGAATTGAGCGTCAGAACAACCTTCACCAGTAACATTCAACTGCAAACAGGCAAAAATCAGACCGAGAgaggcaagacagagagagagagaaaaaaatattaaaatggaAATGAGCTCACCACCAAcgatgaggtgtgtgtttgggaacaGTCCTTTGGCCTGCATTAGGGCTCGCGCATGGCCAGAGTGAAACATGTCAAAGATCCCATCAGCATACACTCGCACTGGTCTGTCCGCTAAATCAGCAAAGCCACAGAACAGTATAGCACTGTGGTTACACACTAAATATATGCTTTTATACGTGCTGATGAAAAACTGATTAAAACTGATTGAAAATACCCACGCTTAGCTGTTTTGTTACGTCTTAATATGAATAAAAATGGACCCATAGAGAAATGCATTTCCCACAGTGAAATTCATTGAGTCGTCATTTACAACTCCCAAGGCTTGTAAGACCAGCTAGAGTTTACTCATAATACCTGATCAAGGGTATTACAAGGCTCTCTCTCCATGTTAATTTGACATTCTTCCACTGTCCAATCATGATCGCAGAGCCTGTGATTGCCATATGGCCAGAGCCAGTAGTGGTCACCATGatttgtgtcagagagagactcACGTGCAGTCCCTTTGAGAGCCTCTTCCATGCTCACACGCTCATAAGGCTGGTTCTCCATCGACTCAAGTTGATCTGCATATGGTGCTGGGTCTCTCAAAGCCTGAGCAACCAACAGGAGAAAAACACTTAATACAAGACTATATTTGCTTCCCAACTGCCATCTTTCTGACGTCCATTTATCTTACGACAAACAAAACCAAAGCCAACAGCCAAAGCTACaaccaaatacaaaaacaataacTCTGCTCTCTGCTCTAACAACTACTTACAAAACTAGGCTACCCATTAATAGAacattaatataacattaaataGTAATGCATAATAAGCTGCTTACTGACTTTATAAAAACAGGAATGAAATGTTTGTTAACACATGTTAAAATATGCTTCTAGCTCAAGATGTTAAAGGAATTCTAAAAGGCACAAGATTTTCCCCACCATATTGGAATATTACTTTAATATTTTTCCACAATTAGGCACGTGAACATTAAACACCTGCTTAAAGTCCAGTGCAAATGTCACAAATGTGTGTGCCCCTTGATATGTAGGCCACCCTAATGTTATAAGTGTGCCACTAAATGCTATGCTGAGTAACTGCTGAACAGCTGCATGCCTTAAAGGACCCTGTGGAGTGGGGGGAGAGTAAAACATGGAAGATGTCGTCTGACTGACCACAGTGCATCGCTTGATCTTGCCTTGCCGctccccctcctctgcctcGCCATTTgactcctctctttttctcttccggGACAGCAGTCGTGCTGAACCATGGGCCTCCATGCTGGGAAGATATTACATAAAGAGTTCTGaggtcagacaaacacacacacacacacacacacacacaaacaaacacgccaTCATCATCAACACTGAGAACAAATGTCTCAAAATCTTTACACTCTCACACTGTGTGTAACTGTACACCAGCACAGCTGTTTTTACATGAGATTTCACTAATGTTTGACTAATGTTTTAAACTAGTAGTGCATTACTGTGCCTGATCAATGCTTTCATTTCACAGAGTAAAATAGGCAAACAATGAATGAGGTTAAGCCTGAGACAGTAGCTGAAGCAAGTAAACTATGTTCACAGGCTAATTTCTTTGTGGTCTATGCACCATCCAATCATGtgagtgtttttattttgtacTTGTCAAAATTGTCATCGCCTATGTGAGCTTTGTTCATGTTTGGACTAGGCTGTGGGAAACTCAGGCCACAGTTCCCAGCATGTGGCTAAATTGTATCATCCATTCTAATTATGCTATAGTCAACAGAAATGCTGGGGCATTCCCACTATGCTATATTCAGTGCCACCAAAATCTAACTAAACAGAAAGTGTCATACAGCTGCAGCTACTACTCCCATGTTTACCCTTCTGGTAATGCAATAAGGTGGCCTGGGATTCTAGTGTGTAAATCTAGGCCTATGTTCTAAACAGGCCCTCTGTAAGGCACATTTCTGCTAATCATAATCATATTGTACTATCACATGTCTGCAAACAAGTCTTG of Alosa sapidissima isolate fAloSap1 chromosome 1, fAloSap1.pri, whole genome shotgun sequence contains these proteins:
- the LOC121720263 gene encoding AP-2 complex subunit mu-A isoform X2; protein product: MIGGLFIYNHKGEVLISRVYRDDIGRNAVDAFRVNVIHARQQVRSPVTNIARTSFFHVKRANIWLAAVTKQNVNAAMVFEFLYKMCDVMTAYFGKISEENIKNNFVLIYELLDEILDFGYPQNSETGALKTFITQQGIKGQHQTKEEQSQITSQVTGQIGWRREGIKYRRNELFLDVLESVNLLMSPQGQVLSAHVSGRVVMKSYLSGMPECKFGMNDKIVIDKQGKGGTTDEAGKSELGGSSGKQSIAIDDCTFHQCVRLSKFDSERSISFIPPDGEYELMRYRTTKDIILPFRVIPLVREVGRTKLEVKVVIKSNFKPSLLAQKIEVSIPTPLNTSGVQVICMKGKAKYKASENAIVWKIKRMAGMKESQISAEIELLPTNDKKKWARPPISMNFEVPFAPSGLKVRYLKVFESKLNYSDHDVIKWVRYIGRSGIYETRC
- the LOC121720263 gene encoding AP-2 complex subunit mu-A isoform X1 is translated as MIGGLFIYNHKGEVLISRVYRDDIGRNAVDAFRVNVIHARQQVRSPVTNIARTSFFHVKRANIWLAAVTKQNVNAAMVFEFLYKMCDVMTAYFGKISEENIKNNFVLIYELLDEILDFGYPQNSETGALKTFITQQGIKGQHQTKEEQSQITSQVTGQIGWRREGIKYRRNELFLDVLESVNLLMSPQGQVLSAHVSGRVVMKSYLSGMPECKFGMNDKIVIDKQGKGGTTDEAGKSELGGSSGKQSIAIDDCTFHQCVRLSKFDSERSISFIPPDGEYELMRYRTTKDIILPFRVIPLVREVGRTKLEVKVVIKSNFKPSLLAQKIEVRIPTPLNTSGVQVICMKGKAKYKASENAIVWKIKRMAGMKESQISAEIELLPTNDKKKWARPPISMNFEVPFAPSGLKVRYLKVFESKLNYSDHDVIKWVRYIGRSGIYETRC
- the LOC121720263 gene encoding AP-2 complex subunit mu-A isoform X3, producing the protein MIGGLFIYNHKGEVLISRVYRDDIGRNAVDAFRVNVIHARQQVRSPVTNIARTSFFHVKRANIWLAAVTKQNVNAAMVFEFLYKMCDVMTAYFGKISEENIKNNFVLIYELLDEILDFGYPQNSETGALKTFITQQGIKGQHQTKEEQSQITSQVTGQIGWRREGIKYRRNELFLDVLESVNLLMSPQGQVLSAHVSGRVVMKSYLSGMPECKFGMNDKIVIDKQGKGGTTDEAGKSSGKQSIAIDDCTFHQCVRLSKFDSERSISFIPPDGEYELMRYRTTKDIILPFRVIPLVREVGRTKLEVKVVIKSNFKPSLLAQKIEVRIPTPLNTSGVQVICMKGKAKYKASENAIVWKIKRMAGMKESQISAEIELLPTNDKKKWARPPISMNFEVPFAPSGLKVRYLKVFESKLNYSDHDVIKWVRYIGRSGIYETRC
- the pcyt1aa gene encoding choline-phosphate cytidylyltransferase A isoform X1, with product MTGGYTGYRVKRNQLQIKLRPLQGMEAHGSARLLSRKRKREESNGEAEEGERQGKIKRCTVALRDPAPYADQLESMENQPYERVSMEEALKGTAPDRPVRVYADGIFDMFHSGHARALMQAKGLFPNTHLIVGVCSDELTHKLKGFTVMNEDERYDAISHCRYVDEVVRNAPWTLTPEFLTKHRIDFVAHDDIPYSSAGSDDVYKHIKEAGMFAPTQRTEGISTSDIITRIVRDYDVYVRRNLQRGYTAKELNVSFINEKKYHLQERVDKVKKKVRDVEEKSKEFVQKVEEKSIDLIQKWEEKSREFIGNFLQMFGPEGALKHMLKEGKGRMLQAISPRQSPSSSPARERSPSPTFRLPFFTKTSPSSSPHSLHGSVSHGYQFGARGQAISEDDDDDDDDDE
- the pcyt1aa gene encoding choline-phosphate cytidylyltransferase A isoform X2, which codes for MEAHGSARLLSRKRKREESNGEAEEGERQGKIKRCTVALRDPAPYADQLESMENQPYERVSMEEALKGTAPDRPVRVYADGIFDMFHSGHARALMQAKGLFPNTHLIVGVCSDELTHKLKGFTVMNEDERYDAISHCRYVDEVVRNAPWTLTPEFLTKHRIDFVAHDDIPYSSAGSDDVYKHIKEAGMFAPTQRTEGISTSDIITRIVRDYDVYVRRNLQRGYTAKELNVSFINEKKYHLQERVDKVKKKVRDVEEKSKEFVQKVEEKSIDLIQKWEEKSREFIGNFLQMFGPEGALKHMLKEGKGRMLQAISPRQSPSSSPARERSPSPTFRLPFFTKTSPSSSPHSLHGSVSHGYQFGARGQAISEDDDDDDDDDE